One stretch of Streptomyces agglomeratus DNA includes these proteins:
- the purB gene encoding adenylosuccinate lyase → MTAAPAKPRIPNVLAGRYASAQLAVLWSPEQKVKLERQLWLAVLRAQRDLGIEVPDEAISDYERVLDQVDLASIAEREKVTRHDVKARIEEFNALAGHEQVHKGMTSRDLTENVEQLQIRLSLELMRDRTVAVLARLGKLSGEYAELVMAGRSHNVAAQATTLGKRFATAADELLAAYGRLEELLGRYPLRGIKGPVGTAQDMLDLLGGDAGKLADLEQRIAGHLGFSQAFTSVGQVYPRSLDYEVVTALVQLAGAPSSVAKTIRLMAGHELVTEGFKPGQVGSSAMPHKMNTRSCERVNGLMVILRGYASMTGELAGDQWNEGDVSCSVVRRVALPDAFFAFDGLLETFLTVLDEFGAFPAVVARELDRYLPFLATTKVLMASVRAGVGREVAHEAIKENAVASALAMREQGAERNELLDKLAADDRIPLDRAQLDELMADKLSFTGAAAQQVGVVISRIEEIAKQHPDAAGYTPGSIL, encoded by the coding sequence GTGACTGCTGCTCCTGCGAAGCCTCGCATCCCCAATGTCCTGGCCGGCCGCTACGCCTCCGCGCAACTCGCCGTCCTGTGGTCCCCCGAGCAGAAGGTGAAGCTGGAGCGCCAGCTGTGGCTCGCGGTGCTCCGCGCTCAGAGGGACCTCGGCATCGAGGTGCCCGACGAGGCCATCTCCGACTACGAGCGCGTGCTCGACCAGGTCGACCTGGCATCGATCGCCGAGCGCGAGAAGGTGACGCGCCATGACGTGAAGGCCCGGATCGAGGAGTTCAACGCGCTCGCGGGGCACGAGCAGGTCCACAAGGGCATGACGTCCCGCGACCTCACCGAGAACGTCGAGCAGCTCCAGATCCGGCTCTCGCTGGAACTGATGCGCGACCGTACGGTCGCCGTGCTGGCCCGGCTGGGCAAGCTCTCCGGTGAGTACGCGGAGCTCGTCATGGCGGGCCGCTCTCACAACGTCGCGGCCCAGGCGACGACGCTGGGCAAGCGCTTCGCCACAGCGGCCGACGAACTACTGGCGGCCTACGGGCGTCTTGAGGAGCTGCTGGGCCGCTACCCGCTGCGCGGGATCAAGGGCCCGGTCGGCACGGCCCAGGACATGCTGGACCTGCTGGGCGGCGACGCCGGGAAGCTGGCGGACCTGGAGCAGCGGATCGCGGGTCACCTCGGTTTCTCGCAGGCGTTCACCTCGGTGGGCCAGGTGTACCCGCGCTCGCTCGACTACGAGGTCGTCACCGCGCTCGTGCAGCTCGCGGGCGCTCCCTCCTCGGTCGCCAAGACGATCCGGCTGATGGCCGGGCACGAGCTGGTGACGGAGGGCTTCAAGCCCGGCCAGGTCGGCTCGTCCGCGATGCCGCACAAGATGAACACCCGCTCCTGCGAGCGTGTGAACGGTCTCATGGTGATCCTGCGCGGTTACGCCTCGATGACCGGCGAGCTGGCCGGCGACCAGTGGAACGAGGGCGACGTGTCCTGCTCGGTGGTGCGCCGTGTCGCGCTGCCCGACGCGTTCTTCGCCTTCGACGGGCTTCTGGAGACCTTCCTCACGGTGCTCGACGAGTTCGGCGCCTTCCCGGCGGTCGTGGCCCGCGAGCTGGACCGCTACCTCCCCTTCCTCGCCACGACCAAGGTGCTCATGGCTTCGGTACGGGCCGGGGTCGGCCGGGAGGTCGCGCACGAGGCCATCAAGGAGAACGCCGTCGCCTCGGCGCTGGCCATGCGGGAGCAGGGCGCCGAGCGCAACGAGCTGCTCGACAAGCTCGCTGCCGACGACCGGATTCCGCTGGACCGGGCACAGCTCGACGAGCTGATGGCCGACAAGCTGTCCTTCACCGGTGCGGCGGCGCAGCAGGTCGGCGTCGTGATCTCCCGCATCGAGGAGATCGCCAAGCAGCACCCCGACGCCGCCGGGTACACCCCCGGGTCGATCCTCTGA
- a CDS encoding response regulator yields MPVTVLLVDDEPLVRAGLRAVLEAQPDIEVVGEAADGAAVLPLVRRLRPDVVAMDVRMPLMDGIEATRLVLRTVDSPPKILVVTTFENDEYVYEALRAGADGFLIKRARPSEIVNAVRLIAEGESLLFPAAVRALAAEYGSNKARADLDRAALTEREEAVLRLMARGLSNAEIAERLIVGTETVKSHVSAVLAKLGARDRTQAVIAAYESGFVSPG; encoded by the coding sequence ATGCCGGTTACCGTGCTTCTGGTCGACGACGAGCCTCTCGTGCGCGCGGGTCTGCGCGCCGTTCTGGAGGCGCAGCCCGATATCGAGGTGGTGGGAGAAGCCGCCGACGGCGCCGCGGTCCTGCCCCTCGTTCGGCGGTTGCGGCCGGATGTCGTCGCCATGGACGTGCGGATGCCCCTGATGGACGGCATCGAGGCGACGCGGCTGGTGTTGCGCACCGTGGACTCGCCACCGAAGATCCTGGTGGTCACGACCTTCGAGAACGACGAGTACGTGTACGAGGCGCTGCGGGCCGGGGCCGACGGGTTTCTGATCAAGCGGGCCCGGCCGTCGGAGATCGTGAACGCGGTGCGGCTGATCGCCGAGGGCGAGTCGCTGCTGTTTCCCGCGGCGGTCCGGGCGCTGGCCGCCGAGTACGGGAGCAACAAGGCGCGTGCGGATCTCGACCGGGCCGCGCTCACCGAACGGGAGGAGGCAGTGCTCCGGCTGATGGCCCGTGGCCTGTCCAACGCGGAGATCGCCGAGCGGCTGATCGTGGGCACGGAGACGGTGAAGTCGCACGTCAGCGCGGTGCTGGCCAAGCTGGGCGCTCGGGACCGCACCCAGGCGGTCATCGCCGCGTACGAGTCCGGATTCGTCTCCCCCGGCTGA
- a CDS encoding helix-turn-helix domain-containing protein, with the protein MPQSTDTPTDSPDTFGQRVRRARERSGLTRAVTGGLVGRSPEWVKAIETGRLHTPRLPLLLRLAEVLGVDVGELTGDERISAATYSKAVHKALPAVKASLIAYQFRPRDEEPESADALLARVRQAWQLWHGDGDHRSRIATIAPTLLADLQHAARTLDGTDRRRALVGLAETYHLIQLYLSFQPAPELVMLTGDRAMTAAQDADSPQAIAGAAWYMNHVFRDAGEAHEARVDLAMKAADLLHAVDDNPEDLARWGLLHLAAALSFAKRGREGDAWRYWDKANDAARRLGEGYCHPWLIFGPGMVDAYRLTMHNDLVQSGGAIDVATTIDLAPMPSATRRSFHQLEAARAYSMSGEHLAVVHLLKKAHKESPETVRYNLFARSALPDLVETGPAMIRDDARWLAQELGISA; encoded by the coding sequence ATGCCGCAATCCACCGACACACCGACCGATTCCCCAGACACCTTCGGCCAGCGCGTCAGGCGCGCACGGGAGCGCTCAGGGCTCACGCGTGCAGTGACTGGCGGTCTCGTAGGCCGCTCCCCTGAGTGGGTGAAAGCCATCGAGACCGGCCGCCTGCATACCCCACGGCTACCCCTACTGCTCCGGCTCGCCGAAGTTCTCGGCGTGGACGTGGGCGAGCTGACCGGCGACGAGCGGATCTCCGCCGCCACGTACAGCAAGGCCGTACACAAGGCGCTGCCCGCGGTGAAAGCCTCGCTCATTGCCTACCAGTTCCGCCCTCGGGACGAGGAACCGGAGAGCGCCGATGCACTGCTCGCCCGCGTCCGCCAGGCGTGGCAGCTGTGGCACGGCGATGGTGACCACCGTTCCCGCATCGCCACGATCGCCCCCACCCTGCTTGCTGATCTCCAGCACGCAGCCCGGACTCTCGACGGCACCGATCGGCGCCGCGCCCTCGTCGGCCTCGCGGAGACGTACCACCTGATCCAGCTGTACCTCTCCTTCCAGCCGGCGCCCGAGCTGGTGATGCTCACCGGCGACCGGGCCATGACCGCAGCGCAGGACGCCGACAGCCCGCAGGCCATTGCAGGCGCCGCCTGGTACATGAACCACGTCTTCCGCGACGCCGGCGAAGCACACGAAGCCCGCGTCGACCTGGCGATGAAAGCCGCTGACTTGCTCCACGCGGTCGACGACAACCCCGAGGATCTGGCGCGCTGGGGTCTGCTGCACCTCGCCGCGGCGCTGTCGTTCGCGAAACGGGGACGGGAGGGAGACGCGTGGCGGTACTGGGACAAGGCGAACGACGCCGCCCGCCGCCTTGGGGAGGGCTACTGCCACCCGTGGCTCATCTTCGGACCGGGCATGGTCGACGCCTACCGGCTGACGATGCACAACGACCTGGTGCAATCCGGTGGCGCCATCGACGTGGCCACCACGATCGACCTCGCCCCGATGCCGTCCGCCACGCGCCGCAGCTTCCACCAGCTCGAGGCAGCGCGGGCGTACAGCATGAGCGGCGAACACCTCGCGGTCGTACACCTGCTGAAGAAGGCTCACAAGGAGTCACCTGAGACGGTCAGGTACAACCTTTTCGCCCGGTCAGCCCTGCCCGACTTGGTGGAGACGGGGCCCGCGATGATCCGCGACGACGCGCGATGGCTGGCCCAAGAGCTGGGCATCTCCGCCTAG
- a CDS encoding sensor histidine kinase, translated as MILYFRRLAHGVTYTRWLHLCIPVLIFSVWMFISIDTWYVPALVMLPVGLIPAVRLEEGLQAQLLLTPGERGRPDARIAAAASATWAQRRRVVLWIQARLTLSAVATLISVWLPVMAFDLLTLSSRATGGNVGLLTNLEPHWWYALLAPLPIVVMLACMPALGDVVTALARRLLGPSPKERLLALEERTEQLLERNRIARELHDSIGHALTVAVVQAAAARTANDPDFTERALTAIEETGREALDDLERVLRVLREQRTPSTQRPTLAEASRLFDSARASGVKLDIGATGPLTKVPGPVSREGYRILQESLTNVLRHSGAVPVRVWMSVADDWLELEVSNPLSTSASSPGDGSGLRGIRERAALLGGKAKTGPYNGEWVVRASLPLDRIR; from the coding sequence ATGATCCTTTATTTCCGCCGGCTGGCCCACGGGGTTACCTACACACGGTGGCTGCATCTGTGCATCCCCGTGCTGATCTTCAGCGTGTGGATGTTCATCTCCATCGACACGTGGTACGTCCCGGCGCTCGTGATGCTGCCGGTGGGTCTCATCCCCGCGGTGCGTCTTGAGGAGGGGCTACAGGCCCAGCTGCTGCTGACGCCCGGGGAACGGGGCCGGCCCGATGCCCGGATCGCGGCCGCGGCATCCGCCACCTGGGCGCAGCGCCGAAGGGTGGTGCTCTGGATCCAGGCACGGCTGACGCTTTCGGCCGTCGCCACGCTCATCAGCGTATGGCTGCCGGTCATGGCTTTTGATCTGCTCACGCTGTCGTCCCGCGCCACTGGGGGAAACGTCGGGCTGCTGACGAACCTCGAACCGCACTGGTGGTACGCGTTGCTCGCGCCGCTGCCGATCGTGGTCATGCTCGCCTGCATGCCGGCCCTCGGAGACGTGGTGACCGCACTTGCCCGGAGGCTGCTGGGCCCGTCACCCAAGGAACGGTTACTGGCCCTGGAGGAACGCACCGAGCAGCTGCTGGAGCGTAATCGCATCGCGCGCGAACTGCACGACTCCATCGGGCATGCTCTGACCGTGGCCGTCGTCCAGGCGGCGGCCGCACGAACGGCGAACGACCCCGACTTCACCGAACGGGCGCTGACAGCGATCGAGGAAACCGGGCGTGAGGCGCTGGACGACTTGGAGAGGGTGCTGCGCGTGCTGCGGGAACAGCGGACGCCCTCCACTCAGCGGCCGACCCTGGCCGAGGCAAGCCGCCTGTTCGACTCGGCCCGCGCGTCGGGGGTGAAACTCGACATCGGTGCGACTGGGCCCCTGACAAAGGTGCCCGGGCCGGTCTCGCGCGAGGGCTACCGCATCCTTCAGGAGTCGCTCACCAACGTGCTGCGCCACTCCGGTGCCGTCCCGGTCCGGGTCTGGATGTCCGTCGCGGACGACTGGCTGGAGCTCGAGGTGTCCAATCCGTTGTCCACATCGGCAAGTTCTCCCGGCGACGGCAGTGGCCTGCGCGGGATCAGGGAGCGGGCGGCGCTGCTCGGCGGCAAGGCCAAGACCGGTCCGTACAACGGCGAGTGGGTGGTGCGCGCGAGCCTGCCGCTGGACCGAATACGCTGA
- a CDS encoding helix-turn-helix domain-containing protein, translating into MARTFSGPRLRDQRRLALTADQLAAHIGRSVWAIWSYERDQAQPPIDVADGLADALGLPLERLLADDRKAAA; encoded by the coding sequence GTGGCTCGTACCTTTTCCGGCCCGCGTCTGCGCGATCAGCGGCGCCTCGCCCTGACCGCCGACCAGCTGGCCGCCCACATCGGCCGCTCCGTCTGGGCGATCTGGTCCTACGAACGCGACCAAGCGCAGCCACCCATAGACGTTGCCGACGGCCTCGCCGACGCCCTCGGTCTGCCCCTCGAGCGTCTCCTCGCCGACGACCGCAAGGCGGCTGCCTGA
- a CDS encoding ROK family transcriptional regulator gives MGRLTGGDPSLLRRINSAVVLHALRGAGSLTFTDLTRVTGLSRPTVEGVVEGLMETGLVVEAPPEEGETRRQGRPARRFRFRAEAGHLLGVEIGPHRIAALLSGLDGRVIGAGSRTVSETASADERLERVRAMVADVLRRAGVPRSSLRAVGVGTPGIVEADGTVRLGTALPDWTGLALGERLRRSFRCPVLVENDANAAAVAEHWMGAAVDSDDIVFVLAGLSPGAGSLIGGRLHRGFGGAAGEIGALHLLGREVTPEKLLSTTDEPVLPLDEQAVATVFRRARQGDRAAQEAVERFIQRLVHDVAALVLALDPELVVIGGWAAGIDGVLEPLRGELARYCLRPPQVALSLLGEAAVATGALRLALDHVEEQLFAVEGTVTARR, from the coding sequence GTGGGGCGGTTGACCGGTGGGGACCCCTCACTGTTGCGGCGGATCAACTCCGCGGTGGTGCTGCACGCGCTGCGGGGCGCGGGCTCGCTCACGTTCACCGATCTGACCCGGGTCACCGGGCTATCGCGGCCTACGGTCGAGGGCGTCGTCGAAGGGCTGATGGAGACCGGTCTGGTCGTCGAGGCCCCGCCCGAGGAGGGTGAGACGCGGCGGCAGGGGCGGCCGGCGCGGAGGTTCCGGTTCCGCGCCGAGGCGGGGCATCTGCTGGGCGTCGAGATCGGTCCGCACCGCATCGCGGCCCTGCTGTCCGGTCTGGACGGCCGGGTCATCGGCGCCGGTTCCCGCACGGTGTCCGAGACGGCCTCGGCGGACGAGCGGCTGGAGCGGGTGCGGGCCATGGTCGCGGACGTACTGCGACGCGCCGGCGTCCCTCGCAGTTCACTGCGCGCCGTCGGGGTCGGGACGCCCGGCATCGTGGAGGCCGACGGAACCGTACGGCTGGGCACGGCCCTTCCCGACTGGACCGGTCTGGCGCTCGGTGAACGGCTCCGCCGGTCGTTCCGTTGCCCGGTGCTGGTGGAGAACGACGCCAACGCGGCGGCGGTCGCCGAGCACTGGATGGGCGCGGCCGTCGACTCCGACGACATCGTTTTCGTACTGGCCGGGCTGAGCCCGGGCGCCGGCTCACTGATCGGCGGGCGGCTGCACCGGGGTTTCGGCGGCGCGGCCGGTGAGATCGGAGCGCTGCACCTGCTCGGCCGTGAGGTCACACCGGAAAAGCTGCTGTCGACGACCGACGAGCCGGTGCTCCCGCTTGACGAGCAGGCTGTGGCCACCGTCTTCCGGCGCGCACGGCAGGGCGACCGCGCCGCTCAGGAGGCCGTCGAGCGGTTCATCCAGCGGCTGGTGCACGATGTGGCCGCGCTGGTCCTGGCCCTGGACCCGGAGCTGGTCGTCATCGGCGGATGGGCGGCCGGTATCGACGGCGTCCTGGAGCCGCTGCGCGGCGAGTTGGCGCGTTACTGCCTGCGTCCGCCGCAGGTGGCGCTGTCGCTGCTCGGTGAGGCGGCGGTGGCGACGGGCGCTCTGCGGCTGGCCCTCGACCATGTCGAGGAGCAGCTGTTCGCCGTCGAGGGAACGGTGACGGCCCGCCGCTGA
- the mug gene encoding G/U mismatch-specific DNA glycosylase, translating to MTPEELLAARDRLVPDVVAGGLRVLFCGINPGLMSAATGHHFARPGNRFWPVLHLSGFTPRQLKPAEQDELLSYGLGITNVVARASARADEISDEEFREGGRLLTAKVELLRPQWLAVVGITAYRTAFGEKKAAVGPQERTIGETRVWVLPNPSGLNAHWTAQTMAEEYARLRAVSETGGPAPEAGG from the coding sequence ATGACACCCGAAGAGCTCCTGGCCGCCCGCGACCGCCTCGTCCCCGACGTGGTGGCGGGCGGCCTGCGGGTACTCTTCTGCGGCATCAACCCCGGGCTGATGTCGGCTGCCACGGGTCACCACTTCGCCCGCCCCGGCAACCGCTTCTGGCCGGTGCTGCACCTCTCGGGATTCACCCCCCGGCAGCTGAAGCCGGCGGAGCAGGACGAACTCCTTTCCTACGGCCTGGGCATCACCAATGTGGTGGCCAGGGCGAGCGCGCGGGCGGACGAGATAAGTGACGAGGAGTTCCGCGAGGGCGGACGGCTCCTGACGGCGAAGGTCGAACTGCTCCGGCCGCAGTGGCTGGCCGTGGTCGGCATCACTGCCTACCGCACGGCCTTCGGCGAGAAAAAGGCAGCTGTCGGGCCGCAGGAACGGACAATCGGTGAGACCCGTGTATGGGTCCTGCCGAACCCGAGCGGTCTCAACGCCCACTGGACCGCGCAGACCATGGCCGAGGAGTACGCCCGGCTGAGGGCCGTGTCGGAGACCGGCGGCCCGGCCCCCGAAGCCGGCGGCTGA
- a CDS encoding ABC transporter permease: MSPIAVLHSEWIKIKSVRASAGSLTAVFAVTLAITVLACATVGRAEADNDGYDPVFGAFYALNFGQLAAISFGATALSSEYLNGALRVSLSAVPRRGLFYAAKLAVTGALALAVGFATSFASFLTGQAFMGEYAIGLGDPGALRACLGSGIYLALMALLAAGLTALLRSGVAVLSLLIPFILIASFVVGDIAGGVAQYLPDRAGQQVLHVNPQGDLGAWTGLAVTAAWAGAAVLAGWWALRRRDA, from the coding sequence ATGTCGCCCATCGCAGTCCTCCACTCGGAGTGGATCAAGATCAAGTCAGTGCGGGCATCCGCGGGTTCACTGACGGCGGTATTCGCCGTCACCCTCGCCATCACGGTGCTTGCCTGTGCCACGGTGGGACGGGCCGAGGCCGACAACGACGGATATGACCCGGTGTTCGGCGCCTTCTACGCCCTGAACTTCGGCCAGCTGGCCGCCATCAGCTTCGGAGCCACGGCGTTGTCCTCCGAGTACCTCAACGGCGCGCTGAGGGTTTCCCTGTCGGCGGTGCCGCGCAGAGGACTCTTCTACGCGGCGAAGTTGGCGGTCACAGGAGCCCTCGCGCTTGCCGTCGGGTTCGCGACCAGCTTCGCCTCCTTCCTGACCGGTCAGGCGTTCATGGGGGAGTACGCCATCGGACTCGGCGATCCCGGCGCGCTGCGTGCCTGCCTCGGCAGCGGCATATATCTCGCACTCATGGCGCTCCTCGCCGCAGGTCTCACCGCGCTGCTGCGCAGCGGCGTCGCCGTCCTGAGCCTTCTCATCCCCTTCATTTTGATTGCCTCGTTCGTGGTCGGGGACATAGCGGGTGGCGTCGCCCAGTACTTGCCGGACCGTGCGGGACAGCAGGTGCTGCACGTGAACCCGCAGGGCGACCTCGGGGCATGGACGGGACTCGCCGTCACCGCGGCGTGGGCCGGGGCAGCGGTGCTGGCCGGATGGTGGGCGCTACGGCGTCGCGACGCCTGA
- a CDS encoding ATP-binding cassette domain-containing protein gives MNTIDVQELTKEYGARRAVDRLTFQVRPGRVTGFLGPNGAGKSSTMRLVLGLDRPTSGTATIAGRAYARLDDPLRQVGALLDAQAAHGSRTARNHLLALAASNRIPVRRVDEVLEEAGVAEVSGKRIKTFSLGMRQRLGIAAALLGDPKVVMLDEPSNGLDPEGIVWIRELLKRLAREGRTVLVSSHLMNETASFADHLVVLGRGRLLADTSVQEFLGARSSPRARVRTTESRRLCDALTRRGYTPVRCEDGYWAVDGVKAGEVGVIAAREGIVVLELSDEQATLEQAYLDLTADATEFASVAPAHSAFPTTTGREV, from the coding sequence ATGAACACCATCGACGTCCAGGAACTGACCAAGGAGTACGGCGCCAGGCGGGCCGTGGACCGGCTCACCTTCCAGGTTCGGCCGGGCCGGGTGACCGGCTTCCTGGGACCCAACGGGGCCGGCAAGTCCAGCACCATGCGGCTCGTTCTCGGGCTCGACCGGCCCACCTCGGGCACGGCCACCATCGCCGGCCGCGCCTACGCACGCCTCGACGACCCGCTGCGCCAGGTGGGGGCACTCCTCGACGCCCAAGCGGCCCACGGTTCACGCACCGCCCGAAACCATCTGCTGGCCCTGGCAGCCAGCAACCGCATACCCGTGCGCCGCGTCGACGAAGTGCTGGAGGAGGCCGGCGTCGCTGAGGTGTCGGGCAAGCGGATCAAGACGTTTTCGCTCGGAATGAGGCAGCGGCTCGGCATCGCCGCCGCACTGCTCGGCGATCCCAAGGTGGTGATGCTGGACGAGCCGTCGAACGGTCTGGACCCCGAAGGGATCGTCTGGATCCGGGAATTGCTCAAGCGTCTCGCCCGCGAGGGCCGCACCGTCCTCGTCTCCAGTCACCTGATGAACGAGACCGCGTCCTTCGCCGACCACCTTGTCGTCCTCGGCAGGGGCCGACTGCTCGCGGACACGTCCGTGCAGGAGTTCCTCGGCGCCCGCAGCAGCCCCCGGGCCCGGGTGCGCACCACCGAGTCGCGCCGGCTGTGCGACGCACTGACCCGCCGGGGGTACACCCCGGTGCGATGCGAAGACGGTTACTGGGCCGTCGACGGTGTGAAGGCCGGGGAGGTCGGGGTGATCGCTGCTCGCGAAGGGATCGTGGTGCTCGAACTCTCGGATGAACAAGCCACGCTGGAGCAGGCGTATCTCGACCTCACGGCCGACGCGACAGAATTCGCTTCCGTCGCACCCGCACACTCGGCCTTTCCCACGACAACCGGCCGGGAGGTCTGA
- a CDS encoding GntR family transcriptional regulator produces MGTTQLDTVPEPKYWHLKTVLSEALDSDFAVGEILPNERELAARFGVARATLRQALEQLELEGRLQRRRGVGTTVAPPRVGVDVGTSQHGWPGAAGDSWQPVDCTSAVPPVAVARMLDGDCDNEVHVVRRIRVTHGQPVAAELLYVPAASVLDLAAIDSPSGAARARGVLRELQRLAMEGQDRAVELGSARADDAKELDRLPGAPVLVVTTRYFAHGGTAAVSVATYRADTCRLTFGDSGDLEISHHTQERRAS; encoded by the coding sequence GTGGGGACCACGCAGCTCGATACGGTGCCGGAGCCGAAGTACTGGCACCTCAAGACCGTGCTCAGCGAGGCACTCGACTCCGATTTCGCGGTCGGTGAGATCCTGCCCAACGAGCGTGAACTCGCCGCCCGCTTCGGCGTCGCGCGCGCCACGCTCCGCCAGGCGCTCGAACAGCTTGAGCTCGAAGGCCGGTTGCAGCGCCGTCGCGGCGTGGGCACCACCGTCGCCCCGCCGCGTGTCGGCGTCGACGTAGGGACTTCGCAGCACGGCTGGCCGGGCGCGGCCGGCGACTCCTGGCAGCCCGTCGACTGCACGAGTGCCGTCCCGCCCGTCGCAGTGGCCCGCATGCTCGACGGTGACTGTGACAACGAGGTGCACGTGGTGCGCCGGATCCGTGTCACGCACGGCCAGCCGGTCGCCGCCGAGCTGCTGTACGTCCCGGCCGCCTCCGTACTGGACCTCGCGGCCATCGATTCGCCCTCCGGTGCGGCCCGCGCCCGCGGCGTGCTGCGGGAACTTCAGCGCCTCGCCATGGAGGGTCAGGACCGCGCCGTCGAACTCGGTTCGGCACGCGCGGACGACGCGAAGGAACTCGACCGGCTGCCGGGCGCTCCCGTCCTCGTCGTCACCACGCGCTACTTCGCCCACGGCGGGACCGCCGCCGTCTCCGTGGCCACCTACCGGGCGGACACATGCAGGCTCACCTTCGGTGACTCGGGCGACCTGGAGATCAGCCATCACACCCAGGAGCGCAGGGCCTCCTGA
- a CDS encoding IS630 family transposase → MGDTRLPPVVLSDTERSTLEDWARRRSTAQGLAQRAQIVLACARGWNNTRVAARLGIERKTAARWRTRFLLDRLDGLADEPRPGVPRTITDAQVEEVVVRTLEEVPAGGTHWSKRELAKVVGISPASVLRIWHAFGLQPWRTETFKISPDPFLIDKIRDVVGLYLAPPANAAVFAVDEKPQIQALERTAPVLPMLPGVPERRSFDYVRHGTVDLFAALNTATGKVITKLSAQHRAVDFRDFLDEIDRQTDPGLAVHVICDNLSAHKAPVVHKWLLAHPRFHLHFTPTYSSWINQVERWFAELERRCLARGVFCSLDDLKAGLESWIKVWNDEARPFKWTKTADQILDRICRYCDRISKPVH, encoded by the coding sequence ATGGGTGACACCAGGCTGCCGCCGGTCGTGCTGTCGGATACCGAGCGGTCGACGTTGGAGGACTGGGCCAGGCGGCGTTCGACCGCGCAGGGTCTGGCTCAGCGTGCGCAGATCGTGCTGGCGTGCGCGCGGGGATGGAACAACACGAGAGTGGCCGCGCGGCTGGGCATCGAGCGCAAGACGGCGGCCAGATGGAGGACGCGGTTCCTGCTGGACCGCCTCGACGGGCTGGCCGACGAGCCGCGGCCCGGGGTGCCACGGACCATCACCGATGCCCAGGTGGAAGAGGTGGTGGTCCGCACTCTTGAGGAGGTGCCCGCGGGCGGGACGCACTGGTCGAAGCGGGAGCTGGCCAAGGTGGTGGGGATCTCGCCGGCGAGCGTGCTGCGGATCTGGCACGCCTTCGGCCTGCAGCCGTGGCGGACGGAGACCTTCAAGATCTCTCCGGACCCGTTCCTGATCGACAAGATCCGTGACGTCGTCGGTCTCTACCTCGCCCCGCCTGCCAACGCGGCTGTGTTCGCGGTGGACGAGAAACCGCAGATCCAAGCTCTGGAACGGACCGCACCGGTGTTGCCGATGCTGCCCGGGGTGCCCGAACGGCGGAGTTTTGACTACGTCCGGCACGGGACCGTCGATCTGTTCGCAGCGTTGAACACGGCGACGGGCAAGGTGATCACGAAGCTGTCCGCGCAGCACCGGGCCGTGGACTTCCGTGACTTCCTCGACGAGATCGACCGCCAGACCGATCCCGGTCTGGCGGTCCACGTGATCTGCGACAACCTTTCCGCCCACAAAGCGCCTGTGGTGCACAAGTGGCTGCTGGCGCATCCCCGCTTCCACCTGCACTTCACGCCTACGTACTCGTCATGGATCAACCAGGTCGAGCGGTGGTTCGCCGAGCTGGAACGGCGCTGCCTCGCACGCGGAGTGTTCTGTTCCCTCGACGACCTCAAGGCCGGACTTGAGAGCTGGATCAAGGTCTGGAACGACGAGGCCAGGCCCTTCAAGTGGACCAAGACCGCCGACCAAATCCTCGACCGCATCTGCCGCTACTGCGACAGGATCTCCAAACCAGTTCACTAG
- a CDS encoding helix-turn-helix domain-containing protein, which produces MPRQARERAGLGLREAARKAGLSGGYVTHLEAGDRSLSLTLAKRIAEALELGEDEQAMLYGVAVTDAGRDHPARAAA; this is translated from the coding sequence ATGCCGCGACAAGCACGGGAGCGGGCCGGCTTGGGGCTGCGGGAAGCTGCCCGCAAGGCGGGGCTGTCCGGCGGGTACGTGACGCATCTCGAGGCGGGGGACCGCTCGCTGTCCCTGACTCTCGCCAAGCGGATAGCCGAGGCGCTCGAGCTCGGTGAGGACGAGCAGGCGATGCTGTACGGCGTGGCCGTCACGGACGCCGGCCGGGACCACCCAGCCCGCGCTGCGGCATGA